A window of the Salvelinus alpinus chromosome 3, SLU_Salpinus.1, whole genome shotgun sequence genome harbors these coding sequences:
- the LOC139570535 gene encoding nucleolar transcription factor 1-B-like: MDFTEEGEMETSDKEQAWGREDLITLLHGIKENIPKGDMSIYTKGERTLEWDKVAFGPYSPQMCHQKWKDLSKKVRKIRSLSELVTEAEVACENPFQGKNWKIHPDFPKRPASSSSIFIRENFKKFAKQQPEMTTSELLKLINEKYNELPEHEKATYIAKFQKEKEMYEKSMKKLRKEYPGGKKVRRDYLKNIKGPLTPHGLWYRHERRIFLLANPDAKGGCIKQSIVQKKRWSELPDEEKLKWINLSLEQQTQYEEEEMEEQPENNGSRRAKHKPLLRKCERLLKDLADGKPDKPPSKGYNLFCKEQKATILGEGDPNNQYFVICSQRWKTMTTRKKEAYERRCDKTVTDKEQQRILLGKRKSTFQGEPKKPSEWGHTVFYSEKMAELRAKSSHLSSRKCMARVSPLWRKLAQKEKEHYQRIAQERAREYQVELRSWFNTMSPKEQAKYLDQNPNKLKILDNPKQGRMAKKGRMAKKGRTSDSEDDDLEGDIDTSSDEDDSDEDDEHMTEKENWSGCSSISSSSEEDSDME, translated from the exons ATGGACTTTACAGAGGAAGGAGAAATGGAGACAAGCGATAAAGAACAAG CCTGGGGTAGGGAGGACCTGATAACGCTCCTGCATGGTATCAAAGAAAACATTCCCAAAGGTGACATGAGTATTTACACTAAAGGGGAGAGGACACTGGAGTGGGACAAGGTGGCTTTTGGTCCCTACTCTCCACAGATGTGTCATCAGAAGTGGAAGGACCTATCAAAAAAG GTGCGCAAGATTCGTTCTCTATCAGAGCTGGTCACTGAAGCTGAGGTTGCCTGTGAAAACCCTTTCCAGGGCAAGAACTGGAAG ATACACCCTGACTTCCCAAAGAGACCTGCCTCGTCAAGCAGCATCTTCATCAGAGAAAACTTTAAAAAGTTTGCGAAGCAGCAGCCTGAAATGACAACTTCTGAGCTCTTAAAGTTAATCAATGAGAAGTATAATGAGCTCCCAGAGCACGAGAAG GCAACATATATTGCGAAATTCCAGAAGGAGAAGGAAATGTATGAGAAAAGCATGAAGAAGTTGAG GAAAGAGTACCCTGGGGGGAAGAAGGTACGGAGAGACTATTTAAAGAACATAAAAGGGCCCCTCACACCCCACGGGCTCTGGTACCGCCACGAGAGGAGGATATTCCTTCTAGCCAACCCAGAT GCCAAAGGAGGCTGTATCAAGCAGAGTATTGTGCAGAAGAAGCGCTGGTCCGAGCTACCTGACGAGGAGAAACTCAAGTGGATCAATCTCTCTCTGGAGCAGCAGACACAGTATGAGGAG gaggagatggaggagcagCCAGAGAATAACGGGAGTCGGAGGGCCAAGCATAAGCCACTTCTGCGCAAGTGTGAGAGACTGTTGAAGGACTTGGCAGACGGCAAGCCTGACAAACCCCCATC GAAGGGTTACAACCTTTTCTGTAAGGAACAGAAAGCCACCATACTGGGAGAGGGAGACCCTAACAACCAGTATTTTGTGATTTGCTCCCAGCGCTGGAAAACAATGACAACGCGTAAAAAGGAAGCCTACGAGAGACGCTGTGACAAG ACTGTGACAGATAAGGAGCAGCAGCGCATTCTGTTGGGGAAAAGGAAAAGTACATTTCAAGGCGAGCCCAAGAAACCATCTGA GTGGGGTCACACAGTATTTTACAGCGAGAAGATGGCAGAGCTGAGAGCCAAGTCGAGCCACCTCAGCTCCAGGAAGTGCATGGCCAGGGTCAGCCCACTGTGGAGGAAGCTGGCCCAGAAGGAAAAGGAGCACTACCAGAGAATAGCCCAGGAGAGGGCTAGGGAGTACCAAGTAGAGCTACGCAGCTGGTTTAAT ACCATGTCCCCAAAGGAACAGGCAAAGTACTTGGATCAAAACCCAAAT AAATTGAAAATCCTCGACAACCCAAAGCAGGGAAGGATGGCAAAGAAGGGCAGGATGGCAAAgaagggcagaacatca GATTCAGAGGATGACGACCTGGAGGGCGACATCGACACATCCAGTGATGAAGATGACTCAGATGAG GATGACGAACATATGACGGAAAAGGAGAATTGGTCAGGGTGCTCCAGTATTAGCTCCAGTTCCGAAGAGGACTCCGATATGGAATGA